A stretch of the Amia ocellicauda isolate fAmiCal2 chromosome 10, fAmiCal2.hap1, whole genome shotgun sequence genome encodes the following:
- the LOC136759572 gene encoding uncharacterized protein LOC136759572 has translation MIGENTRLLQGLIAKLNLVLEVLAPVSTAPKAFMPPDASTAPPPDASTALPPAAPPPKTTTAPKTQSSTAPKASMPPDASSALHPDAFTAPPPEAIASPPPVVPLVLPSAALPPEDTPTDASMVLPLETAPSPVMPAPVVIASKTPPPEALVALPPEALPPEATPTDASTAPSPETAPPPVIPAPVAEASKAPPPEVLAAPPSAAPAPEAPPPDTSMAPPPETVSPPMMPSPVAEASKALPPESPTALSSVAPPIKTSLASMAPANLPPEVPSVPPSQAPPPEEFTTPSSMAPPTEAFVPPEVSTVSPHETAPPSALPYEASTALPPLAPPLVVPPSLLPSPETATPSALPPVAPPSLASPPPETYEASTAQPPETSAAPPSTVSLSPSLKPSKTPPPTAPLPTASVASPSQLPASVASSVPSTKPPAPPLPDPDPTSFWRSSSSSPDSASVRKLPSGSLDLTSVLQLSFRPPDPVFVLWPSPRPPETVPVLRPSPRPPETVPVLWPPPRPPEPDPIPWPSFRPFAPALWPPPRPPDLALWPPYRNLALSLLLFICFPTTFSPDLLSFGFPRCI, from the coding sequence ATGATCGGGGAGAATACGCGGCTGCTCCAGGGGCTTATTGCCAAACTGAACCTGGTGCTGGAGGTCCTGGCACCTGTGTCTACGGCTCCCAAGGCTTTCATGCCTCCTGATGCTTCCACAGCTCCGCCTCCTGATGCTTCCACGGCACTACCTCCTGCTGCTCCACCTCCCAAAACCACTACAGCTCCCAAGACTCAGTCTTCTACGGCCCCCAAGGCTTCCATGCCTCCTGATGCTTCCTCGGCTCTGCATCCTGATGCTTTCACGGCACCGCCTCCCGAAGCTATTGCTTCTCCGCCTCCTGTGGTTCCCTTGGTGCTGCCTTCCGCGGCTCTGCCTCCTGAGGATACACCTACAGATGCTTCTATGGTTCTGCCCCTTGAAACTGCACCGTCTCCAGTGATGCCGGCTCCTGTGGTCATAGCTTCTAAGACTCCACCTCCCGAGGCTCTTGTAGCTCTGCCTCCCGAGGCTCTGCCTCCTGAGGCTACACCTACAGATGCGTCTACGGCTCCGTCTCCTGAGACTGCACCGCCTCCAGTGATACCGGCTCCTGTGGCTGAAGCTTCTAAGGCTCCACCTCCTGAGGTTCTTGCAGCTCCACCTTCCGCAGCTCCTGCTCCTGAGGCTCCACCTCCAGACACTTCCATGGCTCCGCCCCCTGAGACTGTGTCGCCTCCTATGATGCCGTCTCCTGTGGCTGAAGCTTCTAAGGCTCTGCCTCCCGAGTCTCCCACGGCTCTGTCTTCTGTGGCTCCGCCCATCAAGACCTCCTTGGCTTCCATGGCCCCTGCAAATTTGCCTCCCGAGGTCCCTTCGGTTCCGCCTTCCCAGGCTCCACCCCCAGAGGAATTTACGACCCCATCTTCTATGGCTCCGCCTACTGAGGCTTTCGTACCTCCCGAGGTATCAACCGTATCGCCTCATGAGACTGCGCCTCCCTCGGCTCTGCCTTATGAGGCATCTACTGCTCTGCCTCCCTTGGCGCCGCCTCTTGTGGTTCCGCCTTCCTTGTTGCCATCCCCTGAGACTGCAACTCCTTCGGCTCTGCCTCCAGTGGCGCCACCTTCCTTGGCGTCGCCGCCTCCCGAGACTTATGAGGCTTCAACAGCTCAGCCTCCTGAGACCTCTGCGGCGCCGCCTTCCACAGTTTCCCTGTCTCCATCTCTCAAGCCTTCCAAGACTCCACCTCCGACGGCTCCGCTTCCTACAGCTTCCGTGGCTTCGCCTTCCCAGCTCCCGGCTTCTGTGGCCTCATCGGTTCCGTCCACCAAACCTCCAGCACCTCCTCTGCCTGACCCGGACCCTACCTCTTTCTGGAGATCGTCTTCCAGTTCTCCAGACTCTGCATCTGTCCGGAAACTACCTTCCGGCTCTTTGGATCTCACCTCTGTCCTGCAATTGTCGTTCAGACCTCCAGACCCTGTCTTTGTCTTGTGGCCGTCTCCTAGACCTCCTGAAACCGTTCCTGTCCTGAGGCCATCTCCCAGACCACCTGAAACTGTTCCTGTCCTGTGGCCACCTCCAAGACCTCCAGAACCCGATCCCATCCCATGGCCATCCTTCAGACCTTTTGCCCCTGCCTTGTGGCCACCTCCCAGACCTCCCGACCTTGCCTTATGGCCACCCTATAGAAATCTTGCCCTTTCCCTCCTTCTTTTCATCTGTTTCCCCACTACCTTTAGTCCTGATCTTCTGTCCTTTGGCTTTCCCCGCTGTATCTAG